A genomic region of Janthinobacterium lividum contains the following coding sequences:
- a CDS encoding sigma-54-dependent transcriptional regulator, with translation MHENNFEGMQVLLVEDDAVVRKGARQSLELAGLQVTAVATAEEALPYLVPEFAGILLSDIKLPGMDGLKLLDIAVAQDANLPVILVTGHGDVSMAVGAMRRGAYDFIEKPFSADLLVEVCRRALDKRHLVLENMNLRRQLEQRVGIEARIVGRSAAMAKVRQLVLNLAPKSADIIILGETGTGKELIARCLHDFSERRDHPFVAINCGALPESIFESELFGHEEGAFTGAQRQRIGKIEYANGGTLFLDEIESMPLALQVKLLRVLQERQVERLGSNKLISVNFRVIAAAKEDLNVLAEQGKFRPDLYYRLNVASLTLPALRNRREDIPLLFEFFVLQAALRYGQPAALVSGELISSLMAQRWAGNVRELHNVADRFVLGLLDDTLSPAGCREASLAEQVDTFEISIIEEALRRHNGNVIDAAASLNIPKKTLYDKLKRFDISTEQFR, from the coding sequence ATGCACGAGAATAATTTTGAAGGCATGCAAGTGCTGCTGGTGGAAGACGACGCCGTCGTGCGCAAGGGCGCCCGGCAATCGCTGGAGCTGGCCGGCTTGCAAGTGACGGCCGTCGCCACGGCCGAGGAAGCGCTGCCCTACCTGGTGCCCGAATTTGCCGGCATTTTATTGAGCGATATCAAGCTGCCCGGCATGGATGGTTTGAAACTGCTTGATATCGCCGTGGCGCAGGATGCCAACCTGCCCGTCATCCTCGTCACGGGCCACGGCGACGTGTCGATGGCCGTGGGCGCCATGCGCCGTGGCGCCTACGATTTCATCGAAAAACCGTTTTCCGCCGACTTGCTGGTGGAAGTGTGCCGCCGCGCGCTCGACAAGCGCCACCTGGTGCTGGAAAACATGAACTTGCGCCGCCAGCTCGAGCAGCGCGTCGGCATCGAGGCGCGCATCGTGGGCCGCAGCGCGGCCATGGCCAAGGTGCGCCAGCTGGTACTGAACCTGGCGCCGAAATCGGCCGACATCATCATCCTCGGCGAAACGGGCACCGGCAAGGAACTGATCGCCCGCTGCCTGCACGACTTCAGCGAACGGCGCGACCATCCGTTCGTCGCCATCAACTGCGGCGCCCTGCCCGAATCGATCTTCGAATCGGAACTGTTCGGCCACGAGGAAGGCGCGTTTACTGGCGCGCAGCGCCAGCGCATCGGCAAGATCGAATATGCGAACGGCGGCACCCTGTTTCTCGATGAAATCGAAAGCATGCCGCTGGCCCTGCAAGTGAAACTGCTGCGCGTGCTGCAGGAGCGGCAAGTCGAGCGGCTCGGTTCCAATAAACTCATTTCCGTCAATTTCCGCGTGATCGCCGCCGCCAAGGAGGATTTGAATGTCCTGGCGGAACAAGGGAAATTCCGTCCCGACCTGTATTACCGCCTGAACGTGGCCAGCCTGACCCTGCCCGCCCTGCGCAACCGGCGCGAGGATATCCCGCTGCTGTTCGAGTTTTTCGTGCTGCAGGCAGCCCTGCGCTACGGCCAGCCGGCCGCCCTCGTCAGCGGCGAACTGATCTCCTCGCTGATGGCGCAGCGCTGGGCCGGCAATGTGCGCGAGCTGCACAATGTGGCGGATCGCTTCGTGCTGGGCTTGCTGGACGACACCCTGAGCCCGGCCGGCTGCCGCGAAGCCTCGCTGGCCGAGCAAGTCGACACGTTCGAGATTTCCATCATCGAAGAAGCCTTGCGCCGCCACAACGGCAACGTCATCGACGCGGCTGCCAGCCTGAATATTCCAAAGAAAACCCTGTACGACAAGCTCAAGCGCTTCGATATCTCGACGGAACAATTCCGATAA